TGAGAGAGATGCCCGTATCCTGACCTGCAGTTTCAAAGAACTGGAAGCCCACCCCACCATGCAGCGACTACGCGAGCTGGGAAAAAAGAACCTGGTGCTGGCCTCTGCAGGCAACACGGCCAGGGCTTTTTCTCATGCAGCCACCGGCTCAGATATCGATCTCTATATAGTCGTACCGGGAAGCGGTTTAGATAAGATGTGGCTGCCTGAAGTACCCACCGATAATATCCATTTTATCTCCATGGCTAATACCTGCGATTATACCGATGCCATACAGCTGGCAGACAGGATTGCGGCCCTGCCTGGTATGACCCCTGAAGGGGGCGCCCGTAACGTAGCCCGGCGGGACGGCATGGGTACCGTGATGCTGGACGGGACCGTTACCATGGGCAGGTTGCCGGATCATTATTTCCAGGCCATTGGCAGCGGAACCGGGGGTATAGCTGCCTGGGAAGCCTCCATCCGCCTGCAGGGAGATGGTCGCTTCGGCAGCAGGTTGCCCAGACTGCACCTGTCCCAGAACATGCCTTTTGCTCCCATGTTCAGTGCATGGCAGAACCACCGCCGCGAGATCATCGAAGACCTGGATATGCCATATCCTAAACAACAGATCAGCCAGATGTGTGCCGACGTGCTGTCCAACCGGAAACCTCCCTATTCAGTTCCCGGCGGTGTGTTCGATGCCCTTACCGCCACAGACGGAAATGTATACGGTATCCGGAATTCAGAAGCTGAGACTTCAAGGAAGCTGTTCGAAACATTGGAAGGTATTGACATCGTAACACCGGCCGGTGTGGCAGTATCCTCTCTGGTAAAAGCTGTTGAAAATAGTAACATTGGCAGGGATGATCACATACTGCTAAATATCACAGGCGGGGGTTTCAAGCGGTTGAAAGAAGATTACACTCTCTCCAAGATTAAACCACAAGTACAGTTCGACTCCCTGGAAGCAGATATTGAACCGTTATTTCTTTAATGAAAGCTTAGTTTTATCATGAACGGATCATTCCCTGAGGAGCAGGTAATAGAAATATTAAAGGACCAGCATATCGATCTGGCCGCTACCCTACCCTGTGACCGGATGAAGAGACTGCTGCCGCTTATTGACAGGGATTTTAAGACTGTCAAAATGACCCGGGAGGAAAACGGAGTCGGTATTTGTGCCGGTTTTTACCTTGGGGGCAAACGTCCCATCATGGTCATCCAGAGCACAGGTCTGGGCAATATGCTAAATGCCCTGTTATCCCTTAATGTGACATACGGGATACCCTTACCCATAATAGCAAGCTGGAGAGGTATATATAAAGAAAAAATACCTGCACAGATCCCGCTGGGTCAGGCCCTGCCTGGAATACTTAAAGCTTCAAATATCAAATACACTATCATAGACTCATATCCAAAACTGGAATTACTGGACCATGTTATTTCTGACGCATTTGAGAACAACCATCCTCATGTGGCTCTGATACTGCCCTCGGTCTGGGAAGAATCTGAATGTCTCTTTCCACCTGCACCAAAAGAAATTCTATCCAGGGTCTGCAATATTGAGATCACATCCCGGATCAGCATTCCAACTATTACAAGGTACCAGGCAATAGAATCCCTGATGTCTGTTATTGATGGTGAAATAATAGTTTCCAACCTGGGAATTCCAAGCAAGGAGCTGTACCATATCAGGGACAGGCCATTGAATTTCTATATGCTGGGTTCAATGGGTCTTGTATCTGCTATAGGGCTTGGTCTGGCAATGGCGCAGGACAAACATGTGGTAGTGATTGACGGGGACGGCAGCCTGTTAATGAATCCTAATGCTCTTACACAAATTACAGCCCAGTGGCCGTCGAATCTGACCATAATTGCTATTAACAATGGAG
This region of Methanosarcinales archaeon genomic DNA includes:
- a CDS encoding cysteate synthase, whose translation is MNSSDQVTLQHTAPEHSKFIIECVQCGTGFDDDSLTCSNDSSLLRTRYSAKQLNLHNYSGVGRFHDWLPISKPLTTDAGPITYKSTGLARELGLSNLYIGFNGYWPERDARILTCSFKELEAHPTMQRLRELGKKNLVLASAGNTARAFSHAATGSDIDLYIVVPGSGLDKMWLPEVPTDNIHFISMANTCDYTDAIQLADRIAALPGMTPEGGARNVARRDGMGTVMLDGTVTMGRLPDHYFQAIGSGTGGIAAWEASIRLQGDGRFGSRLPRLHLSQNMPFAPMFSAWQNHRREIIEDLDMPYPKQQISQMCADVLSNRKPPYSVPGGVFDALTATDGNVYGIRNSEAETSRKLFETLEGIDIVTPAGVAVSSLVKAVENSNIGRDDHILLNITGGGFKRLKEDYTLSKIKPQVQFDSLEADIEPLFL
- the comE gene encoding sulfopyruvate decarboxylase subunit beta, giving the protein MNGSFPEEQVIEILKDQHIDLAATLPCDRMKRLLPLIDRDFKTVKMTREENGVGICAGFYLGGKRPIMVIQSTGLGNMLNALLSLNVTYGIPLPIIASWRGIYKEKIPAQIPLGQALPGILKASNIKYTIIDSYPKLELLDHVISDAFENNHPHVALILPSVWEESECLFPPAPKEILSRVCNIEITSRISIPTITRYQAIESLMSVIDGEIIVSNLGIPSKELYHIRDRPLNFYMLGSMGLVSAIGLGLAMAQDKHVVVIDGDGSLLMNPNALTQITAQWPSNLTIIAINNGAYGSTGNQETLACGCNDMEVLARGHGIQYTIKVHNEDELLAAYKKLKDMPGPVLIETVVRPVNEVVEEIPLAPVKIKDRFMDALLD